A single region of the Vicia villosa cultivar HV-30 ecotype Madison, WI linkage group LG4, Vvil1.0, whole genome shotgun sequence genome encodes:
- the LOC131597170 gene encoding uncharacterized protein LOC131597170, with amino-acid sequence MHQFPELFVLAKNDALPVADAGRFDDSGWCWKTVEELFHSGSNIGFLWKELIDQIVGFRPTEGRQDSFTWGCNSEGVFKDHQRQKTLFQLWNPATNTSSIIFKKHLDYLWKIIQLPNLVPLNCWDRVPTKRVFLNEDVSLNDTIILLARDIAQQIVIISLNLSTDTYSKLLPPQDFVEVSLHSPTLHVLEDSLYFSHHTQETHFIIWKMSEFGIENSWTQFLKVSYQDLNIPNQDKYFLAPLCLYESGVALVQAANSGRTEVILYNWSGNRIKKTRMDKLTSWMFNQNYVESLVPT; translated from the exons ATGCATCAATTTCCGGAGCTGTTCGTGCTTGCTAAGAACGACGCATTGCCGGTAGCGGATGCTGGCAGATTTGATGATTCTGGGTGGTGCTGGAAGACGGTAGAAGAGCTGTTTCACAGTGGCAGCAACATCGGTTTTTTATGGAAGGAGCTGATCGATCAAATTGTTGGTTTTCGGCCTACGGAAGGGAGACAAGACAGCTTTACATGGGGCTGCAACAGTGAAGGAGTTTTCAAG GATCATCAAAGGCAAAAGACCTTGTTTCAGTTATGGAACCCAGCCACCAACACATCATCTATTATATTTAAGAAACACTTGGATTATCTATG GAAAATTATTCAACTTCCTAACTTGGTTCCTTTAAATTGTTGGGATCGTGTTCCAACTAAACGCGTCTTTCTCAATGAAGATGTATCTTTGAATGACACTATCATCTTGTTGGCCCGAGATATTGCTCAACAAATTGTGATTATCTCGTTGAATCTGAGTACCGACACATATAGCAAGTTACTTCCCCCTCAAGATTTTGTTGAAGtttcacttcattccccaactcTTCATGTGTTAGAAGACTCTCTCTATTTTAGTCACCATACTCAAGAAACCCATTTTATTATATGGAAGATGTCGGAATTTGGAATTGAAAATTCTTGGACTCAATTTCTTAAAGTAAGTTATCAGGATTTGaatattcctaatcaagataaatATTTTCTAGCCCCTTTGTGCCTTTACGAGAGTGGTGTCGCACTAGTACAAGCAGCAAACAGTGGTCGAACGGAAGTGATTCTCTATAATTGGAGTggaaatagaattaaaaaaactAGAATGGACAAGTTAACTTCGTGGATGTTTAACCAAAATTATGTTGAAAGCTTGGTTCCCACTTAG